The Blastocatellia bacterium genome contains the following window.
TCCCGCTCTTCTTTGCTGAACCCCAATTGCGGGCTGAGATGTTGTCGGACCTCGTCGCCGTCGAGCACTTCGACCTTCAGGCCGCGAGCACGCAGCTCGCGCTCGACCAAGCGCGCGATCGTCGTCTTGCCGGAACTGGGGAGGCCAGTGAACCAGAGGGCGAATCCATGCTCCCGTACGCTCTCCATCAGCTTCCTCCTTCGCTCGCGAACGCGGCGGCTAGAATTTCGGCGACTTCCGGACGAGTGAATTCCAGTGGCAGGGGTTCACCTGCGCGCAGGCGGCGCCGCACTTCGGTCCCCGAGAGGGTGAGATGCTCGCTTTCCCCATGCGGGCACGTCTTGGCCGACGCCATGCCTCCGCATCGCCGGCAGTAGAACGCGTTATCGAAGAAGAGGGGAGTGATCCCTAGTTCTTCGGGATCGAACTCCTCGAAGATGCGATGCGCGTCGAAGCTCCCGTAATAATTTCCAACGCCCGCATGGTCGCGTCCCACGATGAAATGCGTGCACCCATAATTCTTGCGGACGAGGGCGTGAAAGACGGCCTCGCGCGGTCCGGCGTATCGCATCGCCGCCGGATAGACGGCGAGCACGACGCGCTCCTGCGGATAGTAGTGCTGGAGCAAGACCTCATAGCAGCGCATGCGTACGGCGGTCGGGATGTCGTCACCTTTGGTCTGGCCAACGAGCGGATGCAGGAAGAGACCATCTACGATCTCCAGCGCGCACTTCTGAATGTACTCGTGCGCGCGATGAACGGGATTGCGCGTTTGAAAACCGACGATCGTGCGCCAGCCCTTCTGTTGAAAGACGCGGCGGGCGTCGGCCGGATCGAGCCAGTACGCTTGGTACTCCCCGTGCTCGGGGCGATGAAGCAGGCTGATCTTCCCGGCGAGGTAGATCTCCCCTGTCTCGTAGAGGCGCCGAACGCCCGGATGGGCCGGATCGGTCGTCGCGAAGATCAGACGCGCTTCGCGCTCCTTCTCCACGCGATATTTTTGTTCCAGGTAGAGCACGCCGAGCACGCGTCCGTCGGCATCGGTCAACGCGACAGGCTCGCCCTCGCCGAGCTTGTCAGCTTCCGAGCGCGTCACCGCGAGGGTGATGGGAATCGTCCAGGGCAAGCCATTGGCCAGTCGCTTCCGATGAAGGACGGATTCGTAATCCTCCTTCCCCATGAAGCCCTCCA
Protein-coding sequences here:
- the sat gene encoding sulfate adenylyltransferase, yielding MVKVRQHAEIPPHGGRLVNRLSHGAERDAEEQVARTAPRLALDAWAISDLELIATGAFSPLEGFMGKEDYESVLHRKRLANGLPWTIPITLAVTRSEADKLGEGEPVALTDADGRVLGVLYLEQKYRVEKEREARLIFATTDPAHPGVRRLYETGEIYLAGKISLLHRPEHGEYQAYWLDPADARRVFQQKGWRTIVGFQTRNPVHRAHEYIQKCALEIVDGLFLHPLVGQTKGDDIPTAVRMRCYEVLLQHYYPQERVVLAVYPAAMRYAGPREAVFHALVRKNYGCTHFIVGRDHAGVGNYYGSFDAHRIFEEFDPEELGITPLFFDNAFYCRRCGGMASAKTCPHGESEHLTLSGTEVRRRLRAGEPLPLEFTRPEVAEILAAAFASEGGS